In one Deltaproteobacteria bacterium genomic region, the following are encoded:
- a CDS encoding YihY/virulence factor BrkB family protein, producing the protein MTPFRTPKPFKHPYRFIRQILSDFRSNQGIVLSGAVAYYVLLSVIPLFTLVLVVSSRFFHDEELLALLRENMNLVLVVPGLTETLLGQVVKFLQHREVIGWVGIVVMLFFSSIAFTVLENTMVIIFYHRVAIKRRHFLVSAILPYIFVLFLGMGLLAITLTAGALQAMEGSSITLFTWMIKLEGITVLIIYLLGVTGLVMLLTAIYMVMPIGKIAASHALLGGVAAAILWEIARHVLIWYFATLSLVNVVYGSLATSIVTLITLEVAGMILLLGAQVIATYERLLEETDVKGPPG; encoded by the coding sequence ATGACACCCTTTCGCACACCTAAGCCCTTTAAGCACCCATACCGCTTTATAAGACAGATTTTGAGTGATTTCCGCTCCAACCAGGGGATAGTTCTTTCGGGGGCCGTCGCCTACTATGTGCTCCTCTCCGTCATACCGCTCTTTACGCTGGTACTGGTTGTAAGCTCACGCTTCTTCCACGATGAAGAACTATTGGCGCTGCTGCGTGAAAACATGAACCTCGTCCTTGTCGTGCCGGGCCTGACCGAGACTTTGTTGGGTCAGGTTGTGAAATTCCTCCAACACCGCGAGGTGATAGGGTGGGTGGGCATCGTTGTTATGCTCTTTTTCAGTTCCATTGCCTTTACAGTCCTTGAAAACACAATGGTCATAATCTTCTATCACCGCGTTGCCATAAAGCGCCGCCACTTCCTCGTTTCGGCCATCCTCCCCTATATATTCGTCCTTTTTCTTGGTATGGGGCTTTTGGCCATAACCCTAACAGCCGGGGCTTTGCAGGCCATGGAGGGGAGTTCAATCACCCTCTTTACCTGGATGATCAAACTGGAAGGAATAACGGTCCTCATCATATACCTGCTTGGCGTTACCGGCCTGGTCATGCTCCTCACGGCAATCTACATGGTCATGCCCATAGGCAAAATTGCGGCCAGCCATGCCCTGCTTGGCGGCGTGGCGGCGGCTATCCTCTGGGAGATAGCCAGGCATGTGCTCATCTGGTATTTCGCCACCCTGTCGCTGGTGAACGTGGTCTACGGATCGCTGGCTACCTCTATTGTTACACTCATAACCCTCGAAGTCGCCGGCATGATCCTCCTCCTCGGCGCCCAGGTGATAGCCACCTACGAACGCCTTTTAGAAGAGACTGATGTCAAGGGCCCGCCGGGGTGA
- a CDS encoding helix-turn-helix domain-containing protein, translated as MVKKRNLFEELSGAIEDVKAHKNKKITLRQYEVKKTESIKVTPEIIRETRENLNLSRAVFAHELHISPRTLEKWEQGRAKPNEQAATLILLVRKYPDTLKRLRTLAA; from the coding sequence ATGGTAAAAAAAAGAAACCTCTTCGAGGAACTCTCCGGAGCCATAGAGGACGTTAAGGCTCACAAGAATAAAAAGATAACCCTCAGACAGTATGAGGTAAAAAAGACTGAAAGTATTAAGGTGACCCCGGAAATTATAAGAGAGACAAGGGAAAACCTTAATCTGAGCCGTGCCGTCTTTGCCCATGAACTCCACATATCTCCACGGACTCTGGAAAAGTGGGAACAGGGCCGTGCAAAGCCGAATGAGCAGGCAGCAACGCTGATTCTGCTCGTGAGAAAATACCCCGACACCCTGAAAAGGCTCAGGACTCTTGCGGCATAG
- a CDS encoding GNAT family N-acetyltransferase, with protein sequence MSLIADPVTQLEISTNRYLVRLARNEKEVDEALKLRFEIFGKELGLEHAYIEGRDRDIYDSQFDHLLVFDKRSNLVIGTYRAQTRAMAEEGCGFASATEFDISRFPEAFLDEAIEVGRSCIAMKYRKGSVLYLLWKALARYLTLRGKRYLFGCCSLKSQDVHEGMAIQRYLEARGHIHPTLNIPPLPEFNCYPEEGELKHEKVKIPELMRLYLQLGARVCGAPAIDRSYKTIDFMVVLDRNKVDKKRYGDFK encoded by the coding sequence ATGAGCCTCATTGCTGATCCTGTTACCCAATTGGAGATTTCAACTAACCGTTACCTTGTGCGACTGGCCCGTAACGAGAAGGAGGTGGATGAGGCGCTCAAACTACGTTTTGAAATTTTCGGGAAGGAGTTGGGCCTGGAGCACGCCTATATCGAGGGACGTGACAGAGATATTTATGATTCACAATTTGACCATCTATTGGTCTTCGATAAAAGGTCGAACCTTGTCATCGGCACTTACCGGGCCCAAACGAGGGCCATGGCGGAAGAGGGATGTGGCTTCGCTTCGGCAACAGAGTTCGATATTTCCCGTTTTCCGGAAGCCTTTCTCGATGAGGCCATTGAGGTGGGGCGAAGTTGTATCGCCATGAAGTACCGTAAAGGATCTGTTCTCTATCTTCTATGGAAAGCGCTGGCCCGCTATTTGACTCTTCGTGGAAAACGTTATCTTTTTGGTTGCTGCTCACTAAAAAGCCAGGATGTTCATGAGGGTATGGCCATTCAACGTTACCTGGAAGCGAGGGGGCACATACACCCTACGCTTAACATACCGCCCCTCCCGGAATTTAACTGTTACCCGGAGGAGGGTGAGCTAAAACATGAGAAGGTGAAGATCCCTGAACTTATGAGGCTCTACCTTCAACTGGGTGCCAGGGTTTGCGGGGCTCCCGCCATTGATCGTTCCTATAAAACCATCGATTTTATGGTTGTTCTCGATAGGAACAAAGTGGACAAAAAGAGATATGGGGATTTCAAGTGA
- a CDS encoding MBL fold metallo-hydrolase — protein MNILSLKSLLLCIIFILLSPLNIYADRDHKNEMPIEEMAKKKLHHGKNGRFENPWCDDCRKSFLDFLKWQFSSNKYSAQKDKHTHVPFEKPDIKALEATGKDWFVWLGHSTLLMRVGGKYLITDPIFEGATIFFDRMTPLSIDIDDLPKIDYILISHGHYDHLDTDTLQLLNKKFKPQVISGPGYEEYFSGIDIKNTILLDWWESYNDGELKITSLPAQHWSKRTLFDSYSMLWCSFIIEKEEKRYYWLGDGGYFRGFAEIGEKFGPFDIAFLPIGAYEPRWFMKSHHMNPDEALMAAWELKAKMMIPIHWGTFDLTDEPLDLPPELVEQKHYGFRKDFELKMLPVGGSYMNSRE, from the coding sequence ATGAATATTTTATCTCTCAAATCTCTTCTTTTATGCATAATTTTTATTCTCCTCTCACCCTTAAATATCTACGCTGACAGGGACCATAAGAATGAAATGCCCATAGAAGAAATGGCAAAGAAAAAGCTTCATCACGGCAAGAACGGCAGGTTTGAAAATCCCTGGTGTGATGACTGCCGAAAGAGCTTTTTAGACTTCCTTAAATGGCAGTTTTCAAGTAATAAATACAGTGCCCAAAAAGATAAACACACTCATGTCCCTTTTGAAAAGCCTGATATAAAGGCTCTGGAGGCAACAGGCAAGGACTGGTTTGTCTGGCTGGGCCATTCTACTCTGCTTATGAGGGTTGGCGGCAAGTACCTTATAACGGACCCTATTTTTGAAGGCGCCACAATCTTTTTTGACAGGATGACACCCTTGTCGATTGATATTGATGATCTGCCAAAGATAGATTACATCCTTATTTCTCACGGTCATTACGACCATCTGGACACAGATACATTGCAATTGCTCAATAAGAAATTTAAACCTCAGGTCATTTCCGGGCCAGGGTACGAGGAATACTTCTCAGGTATTGATATCAAAAATACCATTCTCCTTGACTGGTGGGAGAGTTACAACGATGGAGAGCTTAAGATTACCTCTCTCCCTGCCCAGCACTGGTCAAAGCGGACCTTATTCGACTCCTACAGCATGCTCTGGTGCAGTTTTATTATTGAAAAAGAGGAAAAGCGCTACTACTGGCTGGGAGATGGCGGCTATTTTCGCGGCTTTGCCGAAATAGGTGAAAAGTTCGGGCCCTTTGACATTGCCTTTCTGCCCATCGGTGCCTATGAGCCGAGATGGTTCATGAAGAGTCATCATATGAATCCCGACGAGGCCCTCATGGCGGCATGGGAACTGAAAGCAAAGATGATGATACCGATCCATTGGGGAACCTTTGATCTGACTGATGAACCGCTTGATCTTCCGCCTGAACTGGTTGAACAAAAGCATTATGGCTTCAGGAAGGATTTTGAATTGAAAATGCTGCCTGTCGGGGGTTCTTATATGAATTCACGTGAGTAA
- a CDS encoding iron-containing alcohol dehydrogenase, with the protein MLNFHFHNPVKIFFGKGEVSRIAEEIGKEIRVLVLSGNGSAERNGALPSVRRVLAGHSYFEFSGIEPNPRYETLMKALPLIKEKEIDYLLAVGGGSVIDGAKFIAAAACYEGEGTPWELVAKKRPFQKALPLATLLTLPAAGSEMNCYAVISNEERKEKTSFDSPLLYPRFSVLDPTFSLTLPPIQTAYGIIDTFSHVLEQYLTYPVDSPVQDRFAEGLLLTLLEEAPRVFQLPEEYDSRANLMLCSMLALNDLISIGTPSDWTAHEIGHFLTELYGMDHASTLAVLFPALLEVKKDEKASKLLQYGERVWNIKEKSQKVKIDRAIEKTEAFFQSLGVKTKLRDYGLKERDISILVERIEEREITPLGEGGDIHLETVRQILERSL; encoded by the coding sequence ATGTTGAACTTCCATTTTCATAATCCTGTTAAGATTTTTTTCGGAAAGGGTGAAGTTTCACGGATTGCCGAAGAGATCGGGAAAGAAATACGGGTGCTTGTTCTTTCAGGGAATGGCAGCGCGGAGAGGAATGGTGCCCTTCCTTCGGTACGCAGGGTACTGGCTGGTCACTCTTATTTTGAATTTTCAGGCATTGAGCCCAATCCCCGCTATGAGACCCTCATGAAAGCGCTGCCTCTTATTAAAGAGAAAGAAATCGATTACCTTCTTGCTGTGGGAGGAGGTTCTGTTATTGACGGCGCTAAATTTATTGCCGCTGCCGCTTGTTATGAAGGAGAGGGGACGCCCTGGGAGCTGGTGGCAAAGAAGAGGCCCTTCCAGAAAGCCTTGCCCCTGGCAACCCTGCTTACCTTGCCTGCCGCAGGTTCGGAGATGAACTGTTACGCAGTTATTTCCAATGAAGAGAGGAAGGAGAAGACCTCTTTTGACTCGCCCCTGCTCTATCCCCGATTTTCAGTGCTTGACCCTACATTCTCTTTAACTCTTCCTCCTATTCAAACGGCTTATGGCATCATCGACACCTTTTCCCATGTGTTGGAACAGTATCTTACCTATCCCGTAGATTCACCGGTGCAGGACCGTTTTGCCGAGGGATTACTGCTTACCCTTCTGGAAGAGGCGCCGCGGGTCTTCCAATTACCGGAAGAATACGATAGCCGCGCCAATCTGATGCTCTGCTCCATGCTGGCCCTCAATGATCTTATCTCAATAGGGACGCCCAGTGATTGGACAGCCCACGAGATTGGCCACTTTCTCACCGAACTCTATGGCATGGATCACGCCTCGACGCTGGCCGTTCTCTTTCCCGCCCTGTTGGAAGTTAAAAAAGATGAGAAGGCATCTAAACTTCTCCAGTACGGTGAGCGGGTTTGGAATATTAAGGAGAAGAGTCAAAAGGTGAAAATCGATAGGGCTATCGAAAAGACAGAGGCTTTTTTTCAATCTTTGGGAGTTAAAACGAAATTGAGAGATTACGGACTGAAGGAGAGAGATATTTCTATCCTTGTGGAGAGGATTGAGGAAAGAGAGATCACCCCTCTTGGAGAAGGGGGAGATATTCACCTGGAGACTGTCCGGCAGATCCTGGAGCGGAGTTTATGA
- a CDS encoding 1-acyl-sn-glycerol-3-phosphate acyltransferase: protein MKGVMAALRVALRLFLICGWTLLFLSTALPAALVAMLKRDKGGPTDLSGNTPLARIWATGIGKIIGLTIEVRGQIPRSPFFLVSNHLGYVDTILLMSLVPSVFISTTEVRSWPVIGFLAQLSGALFLNRDSPGHVRAINSQIKTALERGRGITLFPEGTSTRGDRILPFHSSLLEPALAGSRKISWACLTYETPPGEGPPGDVVCWWDKEQTFENHLFRLLSLPSFKGHVVFGAFHPCGLNRKEVARQLTEEVRKHFVPLT from the coding sequence GTGAAAGGTGTGATGGCCGCTCTCCGCGTAGCTCTCAGGCTATTTCTCATCTGTGGCTGGACCCTTCTCTTTCTTTCCACCGCTCTTCCTGCGGCCCTTGTAGCAATGTTGAAAAGAGATAAGGGCGGCCCAACTGATCTATCGGGCAACACTCCTTTGGCCCGCATATGGGCTACGGGAATTGGCAAGATCATCGGTCTTACCATAGAGGTGAGGGGCCAAATTCCCCGCTCTCCCTTTTTTCTTGTTTCCAACCATCTTGGATACGTCGACACTATTCTGCTCATGAGCCTGGTACCTTCCGTTTTTATTTCAACAACAGAGGTGCGCTCCTGGCCGGTGATCGGTTTTTTGGCCCAACTTTCAGGCGCTCTTTTTCTTAACCGTGACTCTCCCGGTCACGTGAGGGCCATCAACAGCCAGATCAAGACTGCCCTGGAGAGAGGAAGGGGCATTACCCTTTTTCCCGAAGGAACATCGACAAGAGGCGATCGTATCCTCCCTTTTCACTCTTCCCTTTTGGAACCTGCCCTTGCCGGCTCCCGTAAGATTAGCTGGGCCTGTCTTACTTATGAAACCCCTCCCGGGGAAGGGCCTCCCGGTGATGTGGTCTGCTGGTGGGATAAAGAGCAGACTTTTGAAAATCATCTCTTTCGCCTGCTCTCTCTTCCCTCATTTAAGGGGCATGTTGTTTTCGGCGCTTTCCATCCCTGTGGATTGAATCGAAAAGAGGTGGCCCGTCAACTTACGGAAGAGGTGCGAAAGCATTTTGTTCCTTTAACCTAA
- a CDS encoding radical SAM protein, whose translation MKGVTVRNGRIHSRTLEINVVDHCNLSCRGCAHFSPLAQKKTLPPERLYEALAKLAQSFYVEYVELMGGEPLLHPRLVDLARMVRSSRITEKIKVCTNGILLSSMDDSFWQSIDALSISEYPGHKLEGERLEHCLKMARLHKVSLEILHHSHFREIYSHIGTENRKLVERIYKSCQIAHRWNCYTIRQNYFFKCPQTLFTQLQFNPEVPLADGIEISDDSQFLDRLLQYLRSPHPLAYCEYCLGSVGRLFPCQSVLSRKRWQEQQEYGVEELIDMDHLHLLETKNRDEPSYCFTRTLYEPHC comes from the coding sequence ATGAAGGGTGTAACCGTCAGGAACGGACGTATCCATAGCAGGACCCTGGAGATCAATGTGGTTGATCACTGCAACCTCTCCTGCCGGGGTTGCGCCCATTTCTCCCCGTTGGCTCAAAAAAAAACTTTGCCACCTGAAAGACTTTACGAGGCGCTGGCAAAGCTGGCCCAAAGTTTTTATGTGGAATATGTGGAACTCATGGGAGGTGAGCCTCTGCTCCATCCCCGACTGGTAGATCTGGCCCGAATGGTGCGCTCTTCCCGTATTACGGAAAAAATCAAGGTCTGTACCAACGGTATTTTGCTTTCCTCTATGGATGACTCTTTCTGGCAGAGTATCGATGCCCTTTCTATTTCTGAATACCCCGGTCACAAGTTGGAGGGAGAGCGCCTGGAACACTGCCTCAAGATGGCCCGCTTACATAAGGTATCATTGGAGATTCTTCATCACAGCCATTTTCGTGAAATATATTCTCATATCGGAACAGAAAATAGAAAACTTGTAGAACGCATCTATAAAAGCTGTCAGATCGCCCACCGCTGGAACTGTTATACGATCCGGCAAAACTATTTTTTCAAATGTCCGCAAACCCTTTTTACCCAGCTTCAATTCAATCCTGAAGTTCCCCTTGCCGACGGCATCGAGATAAGTGATGACTCTCAATTTCTCGACCGTCTTCTCCAATATCTCCGTTCGCCCCATCCTCTTGCCTACTGTGAATATTGCCTTGGCAGTGTAGGGCGTCTTTTCCCCTGCCAGTCTGTTCTGAGTCGAAAGCGTTGGCAGGAACAGCAGGAATATGGCGTGGAGGAACTCATTGATATGGACCACCTTCATCTTCTGGAGACAAAAAACCGGGACGAGCCAAGCTACTGTTTTACAAGGACACTTTATGAGCCTCATTGCTGA
- a CDS encoding radical SAM protein gives MIFPSIAIDSPVNSLSPLESLLSLDRAYPTPSIIGLLQKSENEDLLQYIVEDPFGSHVFPGNIRSYEVSRFLEDANEELSEKKPFHFWINFPLCEKRCAFCQYAIVAGGSKSERIKSLSKQWIEAIMREAELWLAALPNLNDAPVGEFNLFGGTPSLIPREEMGRLMDFLYKHFNFTGDSTLRIEGNADSFSRERLLFLKKMGFSKVSIGIQSFDDEVLKLCNVSHTGEQAIDFIKMAQDLGFDRINGDLIYGLLNQTVASVEKDMELTVDLRLYSLDCSKLHLKDYKETGTGIAGNIPAAWQKEGWRFKEEKKGRHWPALGEQLQMREIINDTLTANGYREHPTMYFSKEGYGPERWKSMMVDQDKQCVEIAMGLGGSSSCEKSEAHVTVEPDSYLKQVEKGQLPLHSARGFNQQGKLVRAIRMALSTCQALSDKVHRERWTTSSLFDSYWLPKFESLRERGFVKIDKKEKTIELTHEGKIIVEAIMHREIY, from the coding sequence ATGATTTTCCCTTCCATAGCAATTGATTCTCCTGTAAATAGCCTTTCTCCTCTTGAATCGTTACTCTCATTAGACAGGGCCTACCCCACACCTTCAATCATCGGTCTCCTGCAAAAATCTGAAAACGAAGACCTGCTCCAATATATCGTCGAAGATCCTTTTGGTTCCCATGTTTTTCCGGGCAACATTCGCTCTTACGAGGTTTCCCGGTTTCTGGAAGATGCCAATGAAGAGCTTAGTGAAAAAAAACCTTTTCATTTCTGGATCAATTTTCCTCTCTGTGAAAAACGTTGCGCTTTCTGCCAGTATGCCATTGTGGCAGGGGGGAGTAAAAGCGAGAGAATCAAATCCCTTTCAAAGCAGTGGATTGAGGCCATCATGAGGGAAGCTGAATTGTGGCTTGCCGCTTTGCCCAATCTCAACGACGCCCCCGTTGGTGAGTTTAACCTCTTTGGCGGCACACCCTCCTTGATTCCCCGGGAGGAGATGGGACGGCTCATGGATTTCCTTTACAAGCACTTCAACTTTACCGGTGACTCCACCCTGCGGATCGAAGGGAATGCCGACAGCTTTTCCAGGGAGCGTTTACTTTTCCTTAAAAAAATGGGTTTTAGCAAGGTTTCTATCGGTATCCAATCTTTCGATGATGAGGTTCTCAAGTTGTGTAATGTGAGCCACACAGGAGAACAGGCGATAGACTTCATCAAGATGGCCCAGGACCTCGGTTTCGACCGGATAAACGGAGATTTGATTTACGGTCTGCTCAACCAGACTGTGGCCAGTGTGGAAAAGGATATGGAGCTTACCGTTGATCTCAGGCTCTACAGCCTGGACTGTTCCAAGCTTCATCTGAAAGATTACAAAGAGACAGGCACAGGGATTGCGGGAAATATTCCCGCTGCCTGGCAAAAAGAAGGGTGGCGTTTTAAGGAAGAGAAAAAAGGCCGCCACTGGCCTGCCCTTGGTGAACAGTTGCAAATGCGGGAGATAATCAACGATACTCTCACGGCGAATGGCTACAGGGAGCATCCCACCATGTACTTTTCAAAAGAAGGGTATGGTCCTGAACGATGGAAGTCCATGATGGTGGACCAGGATAAACAGTGTGTGGAGATCGCCATGGGCTTGGGAGGCAGTTCCAGTTGTGAGAAGAGCGAGGCCCATGTGACGGTAGAGCCGGATAGCTATCTAAAGCAGGTGGAGAAGGGGCAGTTGCCTCTCCATTCGGCCAGAGGGTTCAATCAGCAGGGCAAGCTTGTCCGGGCCATCAGAATGGCGCTCTCAACCTGTCAAGCTCTTTCCGACAAGGTCCACCGCGAGAGGTGGACCACGAGCTCGCTTTTTGATTCTTACTGGTTGCCCAAATTCGAAAGCCTCAGGGAAAGGGGTTTTGTTAAGATCGACAAAAAAGAGAAAACCATTGAATTGACCCATGAAGGTAAAATCATTGTGGAAGCGATTATGCACAGGGAGATCTATTAA
- a CDS encoding glycosyltransferase has product MKMNAEKRVLFGISFDGVPMSGLTVEFMKVAHIFHQKGYQVYFDLGYDIKADKNNYHKDLPSWDAHWMTLKRICDLRDLSDYNRAFVEEVLETIVRHEDNGSKGRHMRDRVDRVAAIISDRILKVWRELEVSFVIVENGTLPENIIFTRALYEAIRIYGKERNLGKFVMWRDHDLMWWSEPGKYGSFPYEGTPKPQPLPYIQHVVIQGLARDRLSRWAPGLHVEVLTNCFSFERAGINDNNRYFRRDFSIPEKAVLIARCTRIIPQKRIDRDIHLLSQLTAMAKIGGVNREFCLFIAGDINEDRAEFEKLCRLASQLGVASQVIFGKELGPFEERFPSRRSRGRYSVKDLLAHCQINSFLTSYDYEGFGNPIGESIASGIPYMSTSYELYGSIYGHIGFKAPLLPICKKRDDFADEDFVGKLFSFLMDDKSLRETVDYNYSLGEQYFSLDQLEQRIVNIFKLSGFGDYEGCNRQERTYP; this is encoded by the coding sequence ATGAAAATGAACGCTGAAAAAAGAGTTCTTTTCGGAATCTCTTTCGACGGTGTTCCCATGTCGGGCCTTACAGTGGAGTTTATGAAGGTGGCCCATATTTTCCACCAAAAGGGGTACCAGGTCTATTTTGATCTTGGTTACGATATTAAAGCCGACAAAAACAACTATCATAAAGACTTACCTTCCTGGGACGCCCACTGGATGACCTTGAAAAGAATTTGTGATTTGAGGGATCTAAGCGACTATAATCGGGCTTTTGTTGAAGAGGTGCTTGAGACCATTGTTCGTCATGAGGATAATGGCTCCAAAGGACGGCATATGCGGGACCGTGTCGACAGGGTGGCAGCCATCATCTCTGACCGTATTCTTAAGGTATGGAGAGAGCTGGAGGTTTCATTTGTTATCGTTGAAAATGGAACGCTGCCTGAAAATATTATTTTTACCCGCGCTCTTTATGAAGCGATCAGGATTTACGGAAAAGAGCGGAACCTTGGCAAATTCGTCATGTGGCGTGATCATGATCTTATGTGGTGGAGCGAACCGGGAAAATACGGTTCATTCCCCTATGAGGGAACACCCAAACCACAACCTTTACCTTATATTCAGCATGTCGTTATTCAGGGTTTGGCCCGTGACAGACTTTCCCGGTGGGCCCCCGGCTTGCATGTTGAGGTATTGACCAACTGTTTTAGCTTTGAACGCGCCGGGATTAATGATAATAACCGATATTTCCGCCGGGACTTTTCCATTCCCGAGAAGGCTGTTCTCATAGCACGATGCACCCGCATAATCCCGCAAAAGCGGATTGACCGTGATATCCATCTACTCTCCCAATTGACAGCCATGGCAAAGATAGGGGGTGTAAACCGGGAGTTCTGCCTTTTCATTGCCGGTGACATTAACGAAGACCGGGCCGAGTTTGAAAAACTATGCCGCCTTGCTTCACAGCTGGGTGTTGCCTCACAGGTAATCTTCGGTAAGGAACTGGGGCCTTTTGAAGAGAGGTTTCCCTCCCGCCGCAGCAGGGGCCGATATTCAGTGAAGGACTTACTTGCTCACTGTCAGATCAACTCTTTCCTTACCTCTTATGATTATGAAGGTTTCGGTAATCCCATAGGTGAGTCCATCGCTTCGGGAATACCTTATATGAGTACCTCTTATGAGCTTTATGGCAGCATCTACGGTCATATAGGATTCAAGGCTCCACTTCTCCCTATTTGCAAAAAAAGAGATGACTTTGCAGATGAAGATTTTGTGGGGAAACTCTTTTCCTTTTTAATGGATGATAAAAGTCTCAGGGAAACAGTGGATTACAATTATAGTCTGGGAGAGCAATACTTTTCCCTTGATCAGTTGGAGCAGAGAATAGTCAATATCTTTAAATTATCCGGTTTTGGAGATTATGAAGGGTGTAACCGTCAGGAACGGACGTATCCATAG